A window of Drosophila santomea strain STO CAGO 1482 chromosome X, Prin_Dsan_1.1, whole genome shotgun sequence genomic DNA:
CATATCCATCTCTGGTGCGTCTTGTGCGCAGGCCGCGCTTAATCCGCTGGCCGAGTTTGACAGACTCCGCGAGGGGGGGGGAGGGCGGTGGGGGCAGCGgattgttttttattgtttatttaacaTTTCTGCGCTTTTATTTCGCGCTGTCCGCGCTCCCAACACCCCTCCACTTCCCCTCCGGCGTTTGTCCATCGAACGGATCGCCGGTCtcgctttgttgttgctgttcctTGCATTTTCATTGTTCTTTATGATGCTCATTTAAAATTCAAGCTTTGTTTCATTAAGAAACACGTTCGTcccagtcgcagtcgcagtcgcaggcCCCAGTTCCCAGTTGCCCCGATCTGCTGCTCACCCCTCCTGGAATCACTTCTCCTcaccatccccatccccatcctccaactccacctccatctccacctccacctccacctccacctccatctcCTGCTTCGGTTCACCGATCTTGGCCATTCCTGGGCCAGCGCCAATTTCGACATTAACGCCGCCGACGGCGCTACGCAGCTTGTTAACGTTTTTTAATGCCCCGATTCAAAGGTTAACAATCAGACTGCgactgggaatgggaatggtaCTGCGAATGgatatgggtatgggtatatGGGTATATGGGTATGGGCATGGGATGTGGAGCGGATGACGGCGGAGGCCATTGATAAGCCGGCGCTCATTAAAGATGCCAGGAATTTTCACAGCTCTCCGGCGTTGCAAGTCCCCCTCCTCTCCCCTCCCTCCTCTCATTTCGTGCTAATCCCGCGAGCGTGTCAAAGAGCCCTCCACTCCTCtccctcgtcctcgtcctctACATCATCCTTATCCACATGCCTGAAAATGTGCGATCCTTACAGCTGTCCTTAGCATTCCTTCTTTCTTTCGATCCCCTGGCAGCTGAAACACTTTGGAGGTCGAACGCAAAATGATTTGTACAATTTTGTAGTACATAATTGATTTCGTTGAGTGGACGAGATTGGAATCAACAACTagggattgggattggtatTGGGATCGAGGGCGTTTACCAACATCGGACCAACGCCGTCGGTGGTCAAAGTTCGAGTGGATCTGGAGCAGGGCACCTGCTATAACTGGCCATAACTACGATCACCCAATCTGCGCCAGTCTAATAGCTCAATTCGCAGTgccataaaagccaaaagGCCAGACCTGACCAGAGCATACCAAGCTTTGGATGTccatccagccagccagccagccaaccatccatccatccatcttGGACACTTGGAGTCGCAGGGCGAGtcgtaaaaataaaagtcaTTGACTCAATTTTGGAAATGCCTCACACACGACGAAAGCGAACATCCCCTCCCCACCCACCATTCCCCCCGCTcgatataaaagaaaaaacaaaaaaaaaaaggggcagAAGGCAGAAGGGGGGCGTGCCAGCAGGCGCTTGTGATTATCCTTTCGCACGTTCGGCGTTGCTtaacaaatcataaatatgGCCCGGGCTCTGTTATTGATGGTGGTCGCTGGACTCTGGACACTGGACGCTGGACACTGGACGCTGGACGCAAAGGGAAAAAACCACAAAGCAGCAGCGCTCAAAAGAGCTGGcaaaaaaagcacaaaaaacaaaaaaaaccaaaaaagatCAAGAAACGAGAACCAGGTTTCCACCTTTTTTATGGGGGCCCCCAGCTTGAGTCCAACTGGAAgaccaacaccaacaccaagACCCAGagcaagagcaagagcaagagCCAAGTCGAAGTTCCTGCAGCACCAACAACTCGCCCCACCAAAGGCTTCAATCATTTAATAAGCGCTGCCTGCCAGGTTGTTGCTTGTTTGGGCCACGACAAAAGAAGCCTTCCGCCATGTTATTAACTTATTCATAACAATAACGAGAGCAGCACGGATACTGAACGACGGACGGGGCaacacctcctcctccttgtgctcctcatcctcctgCTGCTTCAGTTGCTCCAGTTGTGTGGGATATAAATTCAGTCGTTGCTGGGCGATTTCCACAGAGACATCCTCCTAAAGATAACTCTCTCAAGCCTTGCACAGATCTATACACATCATAGATCTCTGCCAGACTTGGTAGCGCATCTCTTTGGCATCTCATTCCTAACCACTTTGGCTGGAGCCTTTGGAGCAGGATCCTTTCGTTTCAGGACGAGGCATTCTGCCACTGAACATGATACTGTGTCTTCTTTCTGGCGATGGCAGTGGAGTTGGAGCTGGCATGGGTCCTGGCTGCTTTCTGGGTGTGGTGTTCTCGACTTGAAGGATTTGGCAGAAGGTGCGGGTCACGACGAGATTATTCTGTTGGGTTAGCACATCAATGGGTGATCAAGTCGGCTGGAGTGCAGTACTCACCTTGCCGGATGGCGGGGGCAGTTTTATGTTGGACGCACCCAGCAAACGACCCACTTCACAGCCCATTCTGCCCAAAGGACTGACCCTGGCATCGGCATTggcctgctcctcctccgttTGACGTCGCTGGTGGAGCAGCCACTGAGTGCGGGGATCCTTCAGAAAGCCATCGTTGTGGATGAGGCGTTCCAGCTCGGCAATGCCGCGACACAAACGCCGATGGTGGCTCAAACAGCGGGCCAAACCCGCGTTCACCCTGCTGATCACTGACGAATTTGGCATCCTATTGCAACGAGATGGGGAATATGTTGACTCCAAACgaaaatatcgaaaaaatCCCAATAGTTGTGGGGCCTGTGAGGGTTCCTTTCGAACGTTCACAGCACGGCCTCCCTGATTTTAGACAGCATATTTGAGCTGTGAGTGTGCCGTGCGATTTGGCAGTTCATCAATCAATCGCAGCGTCGCCACAATGTCCATGATGAGTTATGATCTGCACAGAAAGCGCCGCGATGATATAGGGTTGAGCTGCTGGGACGAAGGATTCATTACGCTGATTGTGCTGTGGCAGTAATAAAATCTCATTGTCTTAATAATTCGAGGGCTTTAGCTACGAACACAAAGCCGGTAAACGGATTTGCGATGCTCGAGGGAACAGGACTCTGGATGCCCTAATTGCTGGCACTCAACGTGGAGAAATCCATCCATGTGTGTGTAAgagtgtgtggtgtgtgtgtgtgtgtgttaaaGTCACGACTTATCAGACAATAAAAGGGAAGCCAAGTGAGCGACACTTGATCTTTCTTTCCTCTATTCCTAGACCCTTCTGCCCAAATTCCCAAATTCCCATATTCCAATGCCTATCAACTATCAACTATCACCTACCTATGTATGTGTAGTCGTATATCTGGGTTGGCCCATCTCTGCTTAGCTGCGTTTTGGCCGCAATTTATCACACGCCACTTGTAGCCGGTTTTTGATCTAATAAAAACTGTCAAAACGTTTGCAGGATGctgggaaaatatttacacgGCACACAAagtgaaagagagagagagggacgACGTTGGAGAGGGAAAGGAATGGAAAGGGATGGGCCCGAGAAACAGTTAGCAGTTAACAAAAGGTCCCAGAAAGGATCAGAGATCAGAAGATCAGGAGGACTCGGGGCCAGCAACGCAGCAGCAGGTCAAGACTTGGGCGGTATGACACATCAGGAATCAGCCTCAAAGATTTAGACATTAAAGGACCCACACACAGCTGATTGTCCCGATCCTGAGCCATGGTGTTCCTCGTTTCGAGGCTGCTTCGGTGCATCGGCTGCATCGGCTGCCTATTGAAAAGATGAAAGtgaatttcccttttttggCAGCAGGGAAAATGCTGAAGAAAAGAATGCCAGCCAGTCGGtcaattgaaatgaaatgaagtgaaatgaaatgaaatgaaatgagcGGGGAGCGTTGAGCGTTGAGCGTTGAGAGTTAAACGTTGAACGTTGAAGAGTTCTGGGCGGCCCCTGCACGTTTAGCTATTTTTATGGAGTTCCCGGGAATTGTCGCTGGCTCCGTCTACATGGTCGGTGTCGGTGTCCGACTGCTCCTCGTTCTGTCGAATCTCTCGGAACGTTTCTATTAACACGGCCCCGGGGGCATTGTTTGGACCGCTCTCGGGATCCGTTTCTACTTTGCCGCCAGTGGGAAAACTCGACTCGTCTCGTCTGCGCTGGAAACTGAAACTGTCAACGCCGACGCCTAAGCCAAGTGGAGGAAAAATGTCACCAGCGTtgcaaagtgtgtgtgtgtgtgtgtgtgtgtgtgcatgtagTGAGACGTCATTTCGGCGAGCATTTCCTGTCCAGTCCACCACCAGTGGAACTCCCCCCCCCCCATCTCCTCCAGCTTCAATCGCGCACATTGCTCAATGTCAGGGGTTGCACAAGCGGagaaaatgaagaagaagcCGCCTTGACCTTGCCGCCGGTTTAGCAGCCGCCACAGAAAGGGGAGCTTAGCCAAAAAATGAGCAAAGAAATACACAATGAAAACGGCAAAAGGTCTTTTGGGGCCTTGCGAAACGCGGTGATCGTAAAAAACGGTTAAGCACTTGATTTATGGGGTGTTATAAGGTGTTAGACCTGCCCAGGTACTAAGActaagatacagatacatgtgcagatacagatagaaatgcagatacagatacagattgatatagagatacagatacagattgatatagagatacagatacagattgatatagagatacagatacagctgAGTGTGCACAAAGGTTTTTCAATCCGTTCGATCGATCGATTTACTGTTTAGTGTGCAATAACAAAAGCGAAAGTTTAAAAGACCATAATCCAAGGGTTATTTTAATATCCAATTTCAGAAACCGCATTCTGTGCGGTCTCCAATTCAAAATAGGAAGATCAATGAATAATCAAGAGCTATATATGAAACATACTTGCTCTGGAGGTGCTTTTAGTAAGGCAATACCAGTTGGATTAAGAAATCaactaattgaaaaattgGAATGCCTCTTAACTTCCTTCGACGTTTGCTTATGAGAGGGGGTGTAGCTATGAAATGATCCCCCTGCCATTGCATAGTTCTAGGCTTGGCGGGGCTCATTTTCAAGGGAAGCGTGTCCGATCGCCATGGGTCTTCTTATCGCCGCCACCCAGTCACGTCGCCGTCATCGGCTGATAAGCGCAATCAGCGCCTAAGAGGCGGCAAGGGTTCGGAACGGAACTCGGAATCCgtttcagttttagtttcaGGTTCAGGTTCGCTCGAATTAGATATAATTAGCTGCGAGTGCAGGCAATCGGAAATcagcagtggcagcggcaggAGCAACAATAACCACAATGATGATGGCCAAAAGAGGAAGTTAATCCGTGGCCATAATCGCAGCATAGCGCCACAGCATGAGGCAACCTCGGAGTGCCACTTCCTCACCCCTCGCCCCGCATCCACTCACCCTCGTCCAACAGGCAAATCCCCTCCAGAAGAAGAAGGGGCTCCATTGAAGTGTCAGCAGTGCCACACATCGCTGGGTTCCCCTCTGTGCGTCGGCGAGGGTGTCTCCGATGGTAATCTCGGCCTGCTCTACTCCACGCTACCCTGCAGTTGCAATCGGCTCCACTGGTGTCTTGAAACAACTTGCCATGTATGTTAAAGCCAAACCTAAGTTcattaatttcaaaatgtaaaaactGCAAAGGGGTTTTGTTGCTTATCAGCTATTCTAATAAAGCAAATTCATATTATTTAacatatattcatattattAAGATTTAAAAGCGAGAgcatattattaacatttaaaagtTAGAGCATCTGCAGTGCGATGTCAGCTGCAACCGATGCTGGGCAACTCTTGCAGACAATgccaatataaatattgtgtAGCACTTTAACATTTAACAAtacaacggcagcagcaacaataacatgcgatagcaacaacaacaactgctcACAGccataataaacaaacaattacGGTTTCATTTTGTTGCAGTTGCGGCCTGGCAGTGGAAGTTGCAACCTGGCCCTGGTACTGCAGCAGTTGCATGTCTCCATATTGGCTGGCAGTGCCACTTGGGcctgccccgcccccaaaTGCCCCACCAGGGGGCACTGTTGCtacagcaactgcaacaactgcaacaacagcagcaattcTTGTGGCATTTTGTGCGACTCACGCAGCGGGGAGTCAAAAATTTCGCACAAAGGCTCGAAAAAAAGCGACACTGATAAGAGAGTTGCAACAATGgcagtgcaactgcaactgcaacagcaataACTTTGGCCAATCATGGGAAGCAAATCGTTTTTGCCTAGCAAAGGAGCAAAGGAGCAATGGAGCAATGGAGCAATGGATGAAGTCCCAACAGCAACTCACTCTCACTCTTCGGGATCTGTGCAGATTTGCCAGCTTCGCCAGTTGTCTAAGGCCAACTAATTGCGGGCGGCACtgattactcatacgcccccATGCCGCACATGTATGCAACATGTACCGCCAGCTCCTCAACTCCTCAACTCCTTCAACTCCTCAGCTTGCCAGCCACTTCTGTTGCTGTCCAACTGAGATGCCGAACAATGCCGGGCGGCAGCAACACGCGAGGAACATGGGACAAACAAGACAAGAGGCcgcaaatatttgttaaacTTGACACCAAACAAAAGAATTTTACCGAAAGGATTTGAATGAACCGAAAAAGCGAACAATGTAAGCGCTGCGGCACCGCTGGAATGCGACAGAGCTGCGTTCGGTGGTGCGGTGGCTCAATGGCTCAGTGGCTCAGTGGTGCGTGGATGCGTGGATGCGAGGATCCGAGGATCCGAAGATCGGAGGATGACGAGGATGTGCGGATGTGCGGATGCGAGGGTGGAGCGAGTGGAGCAGAGACTCAACAGGATGAAGCAAGACGGCGAGGCAGCAAATCAAACACAACAAATCGCCAGGCAAACACCGAAATCAAATTGTACAGCCAGGCAGGCCAACTTGCAACGCACAGTGGGGCAAGTAGTAATGTTGCAACTGTAAGCATTAGATGGCAGTAAATaatatcttttattttaacaCAGCTGCTTAAAGAACCTAGCTGTGGGAATATGAAAAGGCGGAGGAAATGGGTAAGTGCATTGCTaaccaaaactaaaaacatCTTAACTCATCTTAGAACAAAGTctacaaaaaatgtattattatttaaatgatttattgtaggCGTGGAATTTAGATAAGTTAAggaatttgaaatttaatttatttaattcacaACTCTTAACATGCAAgtcatatttttattgcgTTTATAAGAACAGAGTTTATAAGAACAGAGTTTATAAGAACAGTGTTTGTTTTCCTAGTCAAATGCTGGCCATTAAGCTGATGGCTGTTCAACAATGGGAGTAACCACTGTGCCTGAGGAGTTTGGATGTTCTTTTTTTGGGTCTCCGGTCCTTCCAAGTGCTGACGCGCGCCGATCCTGGGCCGCCGCGTCGCTCGAAAGGAGCTCCGATCTctggatgggatgggatgggatgggttGGGATGGTGCCTAAACCTAACGCAGTTATCAAAAGCGTTGAATTATGGCCGCGTTTGGGCTGCCAGCTAAATGAGCAACACGTTGCTGCCGCTTCTGCTGTTGCTTGcctcttgttgctgctgtggctgctgctgctggtggctcGTTTTCGTGGCGCTATCGCATTTGATCTCTCGTTTGCCGGTCCCTCGGATCGACGGGCCGACCCGCAGGCTCTGTTTTTTGGGTTAGGGACAAAGATAGGGATAGGGATAGGGATCGAGGAAGAGGGAGAGTGAGAGGGTGAGAGGGTGAGAGGGAATCGGATTCAGCTAACAATGCCCAT
This region includes:
- the LOC120455837 gene encoding uncharacterized protein LOC120455837; this encodes MPNSSVISRVNAGLARCLSHHRRLCRGIAELERLIHNDGFLKDPRTQWLLHQRRQTEEEQANADARVSPLGRMGCEVGRLLGASNIKLPPPSGKNNLVVTRTFCQILQVENTTPRKQPGPMPAPTPLPSPERRHSIMFSGRMPRPETKGSCSKGSSQSG